A window of the Bradyrhizobium ottawaense genome harbors these coding sequences:
- a CDS encoding SH3 domain-containing protein, translating to MKLRGLFIAAAVLLMPTAALAAPGIVTTTVSLRAGPGEGFPTVDRIPGGARVNIHGCLRGTAWCDVSWSDDRGWVSSQYLEYLYRNRYVYLPDYVDEIDAPVVPFVLTSYWSSYYAGRPWYHRRAYWSGYWQSHERFATRLTIDRSAARIGRAAAARDAALSEAKARVGVEERSRARVEERTRVGVKERTRAGVTERVTREKDIATRSTREGQERAVQARMTRENARMTRENARVAVREQPMARARTQMPPIMARGHDEPRAVAPRIERATPHMAQPNAARGGGGPPMNARAQMPAPAAPRAAAPAMPQAGGAPHINAAPRGGGGPGGGGGHGQDKRQ from the coding sequence ATGAAACTGAGAGGATTGTTTATCGCAGCGGCCGTGCTGCTGATGCCGACCGCCGCACTGGCGGCGCCGGGCATCGTCACCACCACAGTCAGCCTGAGGGCAGGGCCCGGTGAAGGCTTTCCGACGGTCGACCGCATTCCCGGCGGCGCCCGTGTCAACATCCATGGGTGTCTCAGAGGCACCGCTTGGTGCGATGTGAGCTGGTCGGATGATCGTGGCTGGGTGTCGTCGCAATATCTCGAATATCTCTACCGCAACCGCTACGTCTATCTGCCCGACTATGTCGACGAGATCGACGCTCCCGTTGTGCCGTTCGTGCTGACTTCGTACTGGTCGAGCTACTATGCGGGGCGTCCCTGGTATCATCGTCGTGCCTACTGGAGCGGCTACTGGCAATCGCATGAGCGCTTCGCGACGCGATTGACCATCGACCGCTCGGCGGCTCGGATCGGCCGCGCGGCGGCAGCGCGCGACGCTGCGCTCTCCGAGGCAAAGGCGCGTGTCGGTGTCGAAGAGAGGTCGCGTGCCCGTGTCGAGGAACGGACCCGCGTCGGCGTGAAGGAGCGAACCCGCGCCGGTGTGACGGAACGCGTGACGCGGGAGAAAGACATTGCTACGCGTAGCACGCGCGAAGGGCAGGAACGCGCGGTGCAGGCCCGCATGACGCGCGAGAACGCGCGGATGACGCGTGAGAACGCAAGAGTGGCCGTGCGCGAGCAGCCGATGGCCCGCGCCCGCACGCAGATGCCGCCGATCATGGCCCGCGGTCATGACGAACCGCGTGCGGTTGCGCCGCGGATCGAGCGCGCCACGCCCCACATGGCACAGCCCAATGCGGCGCGCGGCGGCGGTGGCCCGCCGATGAACGCACGCGCGCAGATGCCGGCCCCGGCCGCCCCGCGCGCAGCAGCGCCCGCGATGCCGCAGGCCGGCGGCGCGCCGCACATCAACGCCGCACCGCGCGGTGGCGGCGGACCGGGCGGTGGCGGAGGCCACGGCCAGGACAAGCGCCAATGA
- a CDS encoding dipeptidase, which translates to MTSSISVFDGHNDVLLRLYKSASGDVVSDFLFGEDAGHIDLKKARAGSLVGGFFAMYCPSPGNFASLSTQMTGGKYALPLPPPLEMDEARKSLSGELAILLRIVRASQGAVAICRTAAEIAAAIERGTLAVVLHLEGCEAIDGDLNFLEILYAAGLRSLGPVWSRNNIFGHGVPFAFPGGPDTGDGLTAAGEKLISACNEMKILVDLSHITEKGFWDVARLSKAPLVATHSNAHALCPSPRNLTDRQLAAIRDTKGMVGLNFATCFLRPDGNMRRDTEIELMVRQLDYLIEKVGEDHVGFGSDFDGAMVPEKIGSASGLPVLIDALRQGGYSEQLLKKLGSANWLGVLARTIG; encoded by the coding sequence ATGACATCAAGCATCTCAGTTTTCGACGGCCACAACGATGTGCTGCTGCGCCTCTACAAGTCGGCTTCCGGCGACGTGGTGTCCGATTTCCTGTTTGGCGAAGACGCCGGCCATATCGATTTGAAGAAGGCCAGGGCCGGCTCCCTGGTGGGCGGCTTCTTCGCGATGTACTGCCCGTCGCCCGGCAACTTCGCGTCGTTGAGCACGCAAATGACCGGCGGAAAATATGCGTTGCCGCTTCCGCCTCCGCTTGAAATGGACGAGGCACGAAAATCTCTCTCCGGAGAACTGGCCATCCTGCTGAGGATCGTGCGTGCGTCCCAGGGCGCTGTCGCGATCTGCAGGACGGCGGCTGAGATCGCCGCGGCGATCGAACGCGGGACCTTGGCGGTGGTGCTTCACCTTGAAGGATGCGAGGCCATCGACGGCGATCTGAACTTTCTTGAAATATTATATGCAGCGGGTTTACGCTCGCTGGGCCCGGTCTGGAGCCGTAACAACATATTTGGCCATGGCGTTCCCTTCGCGTTTCCCGGCGGGCCCGATACCGGCGATGGCCTGACGGCTGCCGGTGAAAAGCTCATCAGTGCCTGCAACGAAATGAAGATTCTCGTCGATCTCTCGCACATCACCGAAAAGGGCTTTTGGGACGTCGCGCGGCTTTCGAAAGCGCCATTGGTTGCGACCCACTCCAATGCGCATGCTTTGTGTCCTTCGCCGAGAAACCTGACGGACCGGCAACTGGCGGCCATCCGCGATACCAAGGGCATGGTCGGTCTCAACTTCGCCACCTGCTTTCTTCGTCCTGACGGCAACATGCGGCGGGATACCGAGATTGAGCTGATGGTGCGTCAACTCGACTACCTCATCGAGAAGGTCGGCGAGGACCACGTCGGGTTCGGATCGGATTTCGATGGCGCGATGGTGCCGGAGAAAATCGGCTCGGCGTCCGGATTGCCGGTACTGATCGACGCTCTGCGGCAAGGTGGTTACTCCGAACAATTATTGAAGAAGTTAGGCTCAGCCAACTGGCTCGGTGTGCTCGCTCGGACGATTGGTTGA